The proteins below are encoded in one region of Chaetodon trifascialis isolate fChaTrf1 chromosome 11, fChaTrf1.hap1, whole genome shotgun sequence:
- the LOC139339277 gene encoding elongation factor 1-delta-like isoform X1: MPKQSNNMSGLQCLASEKIWFDKRCYDEAEKRFYEGANGPSAQQQVKTTLQQAKGRQQKRQHRNSSSHAGGDQELVSRMKSLELENQALHKVIGEMRAALQKLESRVGVLEKTPAAAAAVVPCAKAAPVKQVENGDDDDDDDIDLFGSDEEDEEAARLKQERVDAYAAKKSKKPALIAKSSILLDVKPWDDETDMGKLEECVRSVQMDGLLWGASKLVPVGYGIKKLQISCVVEDDKVGTDILEEEITKFEDFVQSVDVAAFNKI; the protein is encoded by the exons ATGCCAAAACAAAG CAACAACATGAGTGGACTGCAGTGCCTCGCCTCAGAGAAAATCTGGTTCGACAAACGCTGCTACGATGAGGCAGAGAAGCGCTTCTACGAGGGAGCCAATGGACCCTCTGCCCAGCAGCAG GTGAAAACGACCCTGCAGCAGGCCAAAGGGCGGCAGCAGAAACGGCAGCACAGAAAC TCGTCATCACATGCAGGAGGAGACCAGGAGCTGGTTTCACGAATGAAGAGTCTGGAACTGGAGAACCAGGCTCTgcacaaag TGATCGGGGAAATGAGAGCAGCCCTGCAGAAGCTCGAGTCCAGAGTGGGTGTGCTGGAAAAGacccctgcagcagcagcagcggtcgTCCCATGTGCTAAG GCTGCGCCAGTCAAACAGGTGGAAAATGGagatgacgacgacgacgatgacATTGATCTGTTTGGcagtgatgaggaagatgaggaggcaGCCCGCCTCAAGCAGGAGCGTGTGGATGCCTATGCAGCAAAGAAATCCAAGAAACCTGCCCTCATTGCAAAGTCGTCTATCCTGTTGGATGTCAAGCCC TGGGACGATGAGACTGATATGGGGAAGCTGGAGGAGTGTGTGCGCTCGGTGCAGATGGACGGGCTCCTGTGGGGAGCGTCCAAACTGGTGCCAGTTGGCTACGGCATCAAGAAGCTGCAGATCAGCTGCGTGGTTGAAGACGACAAAGTTGGCACAGAcatcctggaggaggagatcaCCAAGTTTGAGGACTTT GTCCAGAGTGTAGATGTTGCTGCCTTCAATAAGATCTAA
- the LOC139339277 gene encoding elongation factor 1-delta-like isoform X3 yields the protein MPKQSNNMSGLQCLASEKIWFDKRCYDEAEKRFYEGANGPSAQQQSSSHAGGDQELVSRMKSLELENQALHKVIGEMRAALQKLESRVGVLEKTPAAAAAVVPCAKAAPVKQVENGDDDDDDDIDLFGSDEEDEEAARLKQERVDAYAAKKSKKPALIAKSSILLDVKPWDDETDMGKLEECVRSVQMDGLLWGASKLVPVGYGIKKLQISCVVEDDKVGTDILEEEITKFEDFVQSVDVAAFNKI from the exons ATGCCAAAACAAAG CAACAACATGAGTGGACTGCAGTGCCTCGCCTCAGAGAAAATCTGGTTCGACAAACGCTGCTACGATGAGGCAGAGAAGCGCTTCTACGAGGGAGCCAATGGACCCTCTGCCCAGCAGCAG TCGTCATCACATGCAGGAGGAGACCAGGAGCTGGTTTCACGAATGAAGAGTCTGGAACTGGAGAACCAGGCTCTgcacaaag TGATCGGGGAAATGAGAGCAGCCCTGCAGAAGCTCGAGTCCAGAGTGGGTGTGCTGGAAAAGacccctgcagcagcagcagcggtcgTCCCATGTGCTAAG GCTGCGCCAGTCAAACAGGTGGAAAATGGagatgacgacgacgacgatgacATTGATCTGTTTGGcagtgatgaggaagatgaggaggcaGCCCGCCTCAAGCAGGAGCGTGTGGATGCCTATGCAGCAAAGAAATCCAAGAAACCTGCCCTCATTGCAAAGTCGTCTATCCTGTTGGATGTCAAGCCC TGGGACGATGAGACTGATATGGGGAAGCTGGAGGAGTGTGTGCGCTCGGTGCAGATGGACGGGCTCCTGTGGGGAGCGTCCAAACTGGTGCCAGTTGGCTACGGCATCAAGAAGCTGCAGATCAGCTGCGTGGTTGAAGACGACAAAGTTGGCACAGAcatcctggaggaggagatcaCCAAGTTTGAGGACTTT GTCCAGAGTGTAGATGTTGCTGCCTTCAATAAGATCTAA
- the LOC139339277 gene encoding elongation factor 1-delta-like isoform X2 has translation MSGLQCLASEKIWFDKRCYDEAEKRFYEGANGPSAQQQVKTTLQQAKGRQQKRQHRNSSSHAGGDQELVSRMKSLELENQALHKVIGEMRAALQKLESRVGVLEKTPAAAAAVVPCAKAAPVKQVENGDDDDDDDIDLFGSDEEDEEAARLKQERVDAYAAKKSKKPALIAKSSILLDVKPWDDETDMGKLEECVRSVQMDGLLWGASKLVPVGYGIKKLQISCVVEDDKVGTDILEEEITKFEDFVQSVDVAAFNKI, from the exons ATGAGTGGACTGCAGTGCCTCGCCTCAGAGAAAATCTGGTTCGACAAACGCTGCTACGATGAGGCAGAGAAGCGCTTCTACGAGGGAGCCAATGGACCCTCTGCCCAGCAGCAG GTGAAAACGACCCTGCAGCAGGCCAAAGGGCGGCAGCAGAAACGGCAGCACAGAAAC TCGTCATCACATGCAGGAGGAGACCAGGAGCTGGTTTCACGAATGAAGAGTCTGGAACTGGAGAACCAGGCTCTgcacaaag TGATCGGGGAAATGAGAGCAGCCCTGCAGAAGCTCGAGTCCAGAGTGGGTGTGCTGGAAAAGacccctgcagcagcagcagcggtcgTCCCATGTGCTAAG GCTGCGCCAGTCAAACAGGTGGAAAATGGagatgacgacgacgacgatgacATTGATCTGTTTGGcagtgatgaggaagatgaggaggcaGCCCGCCTCAAGCAGGAGCGTGTGGATGCCTATGCAGCAAAGAAATCCAAGAAACCTGCCCTCATTGCAAAGTCGTCTATCCTGTTGGATGTCAAGCCC TGGGACGATGAGACTGATATGGGGAAGCTGGAGGAGTGTGTGCGCTCGGTGCAGATGGACGGGCTCCTGTGGGGAGCGTCCAAACTGGTGCCAGTTGGCTACGGCATCAAGAAGCTGCAGATCAGCTGCGTGGTTGAAGACGACAAAGTTGGCACAGAcatcctggaggaggagatcaCCAAGTTTGAGGACTTT GTCCAGAGTGTAGATGTTGCTGCCTTCAATAAGATCTAA
- the LOC139339277 gene encoding elongation factor 1-delta-like isoform X4, with protein sequence MSGLQCLASEKIWFDKRCYDEAEKRFYEGANGPSAQQQSSSHAGGDQELVSRMKSLELENQALHKVIGEMRAALQKLESRVGVLEKTPAAAAAVVPCAKAAPVKQVENGDDDDDDDIDLFGSDEEDEEAARLKQERVDAYAAKKSKKPALIAKSSILLDVKPWDDETDMGKLEECVRSVQMDGLLWGASKLVPVGYGIKKLQISCVVEDDKVGTDILEEEITKFEDFVQSVDVAAFNKI encoded by the exons ATGAGTGGACTGCAGTGCCTCGCCTCAGAGAAAATCTGGTTCGACAAACGCTGCTACGATGAGGCAGAGAAGCGCTTCTACGAGGGAGCCAATGGACCCTCTGCCCAGCAGCAG TCGTCATCACATGCAGGAGGAGACCAGGAGCTGGTTTCACGAATGAAGAGTCTGGAACTGGAGAACCAGGCTCTgcacaaag TGATCGGGGAAATGAGAGCAGCCCTGCAGAAGCTCGAGTCCAGAGTGGGTGTGCTGGAAAAGacccctgcagcagcagcagcggtcgTCCCATGTGCTAAG GCTGCGCCAGTCAAACAGGTGGAAAATGGagatgacgacgacgacgatgacATTGATCTGTTTGGcagtgatgaggaagatgaggaggcaGCCCGCCTCAAGCAGGAGCGTGTGGATGCCTATGCAGCAAAGAAATCCAAGAAACCTGCCCTCATTGCAAAGTCGTCTATCCTGTTGGATGTCAAGCCC TGGGACGATGAGACTGATATGGGGAAGCTGGAGGAGTGTGTGCGCTCGGTGCAGATGGACGGGCTCCTGTGGGGAGCGTCCAAACTGGTGCCAGTTGGCTACGGCATCAAGAAGCTGCAGATCAGCTGCGTGGTTGAAGACGACAAAGTTGGCACAGAcatcctggaggaggagatcaCCAAGTTTGAGGACTTT GTCCAGAGTGTAGATGTTGCTGCCTTCAATAAGATCTAA
- the LOC139339275 gene encoding tripartite motif-containing protein 16-like has translation MAAATTISVEQEQFCCSVCLEVLRDPVTIPCGHSYCLDCIEDYWNRAKQKGQFSCPQCRQVFNPRPVLSRNTVLGEVVEKFQQSGFQAADQHSAKAEDVKCGVCTGRKSKAVKSCLLCSESYCAAHLKAHDKRFQGKAHRLIPASEQLREKLCPQHDKSLRMYCRTDQQYVCSQCVKERHRGHDAVLLVDERAAQQKKLQETCLKSGQKLKDTEKELRYIVRYIKHSTEAAVEESERIFSKLIRSIEKQSCELKELFRVQERAALDRAEELLEKIQRETVEFRRADAELEKLSHAEDHIHFLQKCKSLHFPSKTVEMPNADALPYLMYKSMRGALADLKDSLDETLEREFNRISDKAISLKETSNKVTSEKTKAKDSDTSYNSEPKTRADFLQYSSDLTLDPNTANPYLSFSDSGRGVTTRLEPQPYPDHPSRFTSWAQVLCRAGMAGRCYWEVEWAGTGGVSVGVCYKNMSRNGGGSDCKLGHNSKSWSLDCSYSVCSFQHNKESVAIAASCSSRIGVYLDFRAGTLSFYNVTDSMVLLHRVKTTFSQPIYAGFWVGLGSSLKLCSL, from the exons ATGGCAGCAGCGACAACTATTTCTGTTGAGCAAGAGCAGTTTTGTTGTTCGGTGTGTCTGGAGGTTTTGAGGGACCCGGTGACGATCCCCTGTGGACACAGCTACTGTCTGGACTGCATTGAAGACTACTGGAACAGGGCCAAGCAGAAAGGCCAGTTCAGCTGCCCTCAGTGCAGGCAGGTGTTCAATCCGAGACCTGTGCTGAGTAGGAACACAGTCCTCGGCGAAGTGGTGGAAAAGTTTCAGCAGTCTGGATTTCAAGCTGCTGATCAGCACTCGGCCAAAGCAGAGGATGTGAAATGCGGCGTTTGCACGGGGAGGAAGAGCAAAGCGGTGAAATCCTGCCTGCTCTGCTCGGAGTCTTACTGTGCGGCTCACCTGAAAGCGCACGACAAACGCTTTCAGGGGAAGGCCCACAGGTTGATCCCGGCTTCGGAgcagctgagggagaagctgtGCCCGCAGCACGATAAATCCCTGCGGATGTACTGCCGCACCGACCAGCAGTACGTCTGTTCCCAGTGCGTCAAAGAGCGACACCGGGGCCACGACGCGGTGCTGCTGGTGGACGAGAGGGCAGCTCAGCAG AAAAAACTCCAAGAAACCTGTTTGAAGTCTGGCCAGAAATTGAAGGACACAGAGAAGGAACTTAGATATATTGTCAGATACATCAAG CACTCCACAGAGGCGGCGGTGGAGGAGAGCGAGAGGATTTTCTCCAAGCTGATCCGCTCCATCGAGAAACAAAGCtgtgagctgaaggagctgtTCAGAGTCCAGGAGAGAGCGGCTCTCGATCGGGccgaggagctgctggagaagatACAGAGGGAGACGGTCGAATTCAGGAGGGCTGATGCTGAGCTGGAGAAGCTCTCTCACGCCGAGGACCACATCCACTTCCTTCAG aagTGCAAGTCTCTTCACTTCCCTTCGAAGACGGTGGAGATGCCCAACGCTGACGCACTTCCATATTTGATGTATAAAAGCATGAGAGGAGCCCTGGCTGATCTCAAAGACAGTCTGGATGAAACACTTGAGAGAGAATTCAACAGGATCTCTGATAAGG CAATTTCCCTGAAGGAAACCAGCAATAAAGTTACCTCTGAAAAGACTAAAG CAAAAGACAGTGACACATCATACAACTCAGAGCCGAAGACGAGAGCTGATTTTCTACAAT ATTCCAGTGATCTAACCCTGGACCCCAACACGGCCAACCCTTATCTGAGCTTCTCTGACAGTGGGCGAGGGGTGACCACGCGCCTGGAGCCGCAGCCCTACCCGGACCACCCGTCTCGCTTCACCAGCTGGGCTCAGGTGCTGTGCAGAGCGGGGATGGCAGGACGCTGCTACTGGGAGGTAGAGTGGGCCGGCACTGGAGGGGTCTCCGTTGGTGTCTGCTACAAAAACATGAGCAGGAATGGAGGAGGGAGCGACTGCAAGCTTGGACACAACTCTAAGTCCTGGAGCCTGGACTGCTCTTACTCTGTCTGCTCGTTTCAGCACAATAAGGAGAGCGTGGCCATCGCTgcgtcctgcagcagcaggatcGGAGTATATCTGGACTTCAGGGCTGGGACTCTGTCCTTCTATAACGTTACTGATTCAATGGTTTTACTTCATAGAGTCAAGACTACATTCAGCCAGCCCATCTATGCAGGATTTTGGGTGGGGTTGGGCTCTTCTTTGAAGCTGTGCTCTCTTTAA